In Esox lucius isolate fEsoLuc1 chromosome 6, fEsoLuc1.pri, whole genome shotgun sequence, the following proteins share a genomic window:
- the vrk2 gene encoding serine/threonine-protein kinase VRK2 isoform X3, producing the protein MAPRKRPLPNPLPSGFILTDTGKKQWRLGQVIGQGGFGLIYLASQDLDMPVVEDSNYVIKVEYHENGPLFSELKFYQRATKPENIQRWKRTNKLDFLGIPTYWGSGQSEHCGTSYRFMVMDRLGSDLQKVCDLNGGRLKKHTVLQLGRGLLDVLEYIHDNEYVHADIKAANLMLGHTDTDKVYLADYGLSYRYSPDGVHKEYKENPKKGHNGTIEYTSIDAHKGVAPSRRGDLEVLGFCLLHWLCGSLPWTSVLRQPLKVLESKTRLMENLPGSVQQLSVGGASADELASFLLCVKTLGYKERPDYKKLRELLSESGQRVNRGQGRLDLSGPQPMERWKNMERTKGSSMPASVLVKKTEEEDDEEMEHDTRPKTISSRYIRGPPISKSQKAGAAKGQTKSKPVYVEDEECEEDKGNTRRSRPVLSQYIRGPPISKPQSEQVKTSTQTKRRVKETVLVTSRPQVNHGQSYPRGGITLTKSKLGQMQNYFGEEDFRWTPGEEHCYMEADGWEKFNHDQTDHAEWEGNGSIDPRHQADPSKLKPDWGYPLCFSGLVVFIFLFLAFIFTLIDGSD; encoded by the exons ATGGCTCCTAGGAAAAGACCACTGCCTAATCCCCTTCCAAGCGGTTTTATACTGACCGACACCGGGAAGAAGCAATGGAGACTGGGCCAAGTCATTGGCCAAGGAGGCTTTGGATTAATCTACTTGG CTTCACAGGACCTGGACATGCCGGTTGTAGAGGACTCTAATTATGTGATTAAAGTG GAGTACCATGAGAATGGGCCTTTGTTTTCTGAGCTCAAGTTCTATCAGAGGGCAACTAAACCAGAGAACA TACAGAGGTGGAAGAGAACCAACAAGCTGGATTTCCTGGGAATCCCTACATACTGGGGTTCAGGACAGTCAGAACATTGTGGGACCAG TTATAGGTTCATGGTGATGGACCGTCTGGGCAGTGACCTGCAGAAGGTGTGTGACCTCAACGGTGGCAGGTTAAAGAAACACACCGTGCTTCAGCTTGGGCGAGGCCTA CTGGATGTGCTGGAGTATATCCATGACAATGAGTATGTCCATGCAGACATAAAGGCAGCCAACCTGATGCTTGgtcacacagacactgacaaG GTGTATCTAGCTGACTATGGCCTGTCCTATAGGTACAGCCCAGACGGTGTGCACAAGGAGTACAAGGAGAATCCAAAGAAGGGACACAATGGAACCATTGAGTACACCAGCATAGATGCCCACAAGGGAGTTG CTCCATCTAGACGTGGGGACCTGGAGGTGTTGGGCTTCTGTCTACTCCACTGGCTTTGTGGTTCCCTGCCCTGGACCTCTGTGCTCAGGCAACCATTGAAGGTCCTGGAGTCCAAAACCAG ACTCATGGAAAATCTACCTGGCTCGGTGCAGCAGCTGTCTGTGGGCGGAGCTTCCGCAG ATGAATTGGCCagttttttgctttgtgtcaaAACACTGGGTTATAAGGAGCGTCCAGACTACAAGAAGCTGAGAGAGCTGCTGTCAGAGTCGGGACAGAGGGTGAACAGAGGCCAGGGAAGGCTGGATCTCTCTGGGCCACAGCCGATGGAAAGATGGAAG AACATGGAGCGAACTAAAGGGTCATCTATGCCAGCGTCTGTATTAGTAAAGAAGACTGAGGAGGAAGACGATGAGGAAATGGAACATGATACGAGGCCTAAAACTATATCATCTCGCTACATAAGAGGACCGCCCATATCCAAGTCCCAG AAGGCAGGTGCAGCTAAAGGCCAGACTAAATCAAAGCCTGTGTACGTAGAGGATGAGGAGTGTGAGGAAGACAAGGGCAACACGCGTAGATCCAGACCTGTGCTTTCTCAGTACATCAGAGGACCTCCCATATCCAAACCTCAGTCTGAACAGGTG AAAACATCAACACAAACCAAACGGCGTGTGAAGGAAACAGTTCTTGTGACCTCAAGACCACAGGTCAACCATGGACAGTCATACCCCAGGGGTGGTATAACCCTTACAAAGAGCAAATTGGGTCAAATGCAGAATTACTTTGGAGAGGAGGACTTCCGTTGGACACCTGGAGAAGAACATTGTTACATGGAGGCTGATGGTTGGGAGAAATTCAACCATGACCAGACTGACCATGCTGAGTGGGAGGGAAATGGCAGTATAGACCCCCGCCATCAAGCAGATCCTTCTAAACTGAAGCCTGACTGGGGTTACCCACTGTGCTTTAGTGGCTTAGTGGTGTTCATATTCCTGTTCCTGGCCTTTATCTTTACTCTGATTGATGGTTCTGACTGA
- the vrk2 gene encoding serine/threonine-protein kinase VRK2 isoform X4 — protein MADFVEYHENGPLFSELKFYQRATKPENIQRWKRTNKLDFLGIPTYWGSGQSEHCGTSYRFMVMDRLGSDLQKVCDLNGGRLKKHTVLQLGRGLLDVLEYIHDNEYVHADIKAANLMLGHTDTDKVYLADYGLSYRYSPDGVHKEYKENPKKGHNGTIEYTSIDAHKGVAPSRRGDLEVLGFCLLHWLCGSLPWTSVLRQPLKVLESKTRLMENLPGSVQQLSVGGASADELASFLLCVKTLGYKERPDYKKLRELLSESGQRVNRGQGRLDLSGPQPMERWKNMERTKGSSMPASVLVKKTEEEDDEEMEHDTRPKTISSRYIRGPPISKSQKAGAAKGQTKSKPVYVEDEECEEDKGNTRRSRPVLSQYIRGPPISKPQSEQVKTSTQTKRRVKETVLVTSRPQVNHGQSYPRGGITLTKSKLGQMQNYFGEEDFRWTPGEEHCYMEADGWEKFNHDQTDHAEWEGNGSIDPRHQADPSKLKPDWGYPLCFSGLVVFIFLFLAFIFTLIDGSD, from the exons ATGGCTGATTTTGTT GAGTACCATGAGAATGGGCCTTTGTTTTCTGAGCTCAAGTTCTATCAGAGGGCAACTAAACCAGAGAACA TACAGAGGTGGAAGAGAACCAACAAGCTGGATTTCCTGGGAATCCCTACATACTGGGGTTCAGGACAGTCAGAACATTGTGGGACCAG TTATAGGTTCATGGTGATGGACCGTCTGGGCAGTGACCTGCAGAAGGTGTGTGACCTCAACGGTGGCAGGTTAAAGAAACACACCGTGCTTCAGCTTGGGCGAGGCCTA CTGGATGTGCTGGAGTATATCCATGACAATGAGTATGTCCATGCAGACATAAAGGCAGCCAACCTGATGCTTGgtcacacagacactgacaaG GTGTATCTAGCTGACTATGGCCTGTCCTATAGGTACAGCCCAGACGGTGTGCACAAGGAGTACAAGGAGAATCCAAAGAAGGGACACAATGGAACCATTGAGTACACCAGCATAGATGCCCACAAGGGAGTTG CTCCATCTAGACGTGGGGACCTGGAGGTGTTGGGCTTCTGTCTACTCCACTGGCTTTGTGGTTCCCTGCCCTGGACCTCTGTGCTCAGGCAACCATTGAAGGTCCTGGAGTCCAAAACCAG ACTCATGGAAAATCTACCTGGCTCGGTGCAGCAGCTGTCTGTGGGCGGAGCTTCCGCAG ATGAATTGGCCagttttttgctttgtgtcaaAACACTGGGTTATAAGGAGCGTCCAGACTACAAGAAGCTGAGAGAGCTGCTGTCAGAGTCGGGACAGAGGGTGAACAGAGGCCAGGGAAGGCTGGATCTCTCTGGGCCACAGCCGATGGAAAGATGGAAG AACATGGAGCGAACTAAAGGGTCATCTATGCCAGCGTCTGTATTAGTAAAGAAGACTGAGGAGGAAGACGATGAGGAAATGGAACATGATACGAGGCCTAAAACTATATCATCTCGCTACATAAGAGGACCGCCCATATCCAAGTCCCAG AAGGCAGGTGCAGCTAAAGGCCAGACTAAATCAAAGCCTGTGTACGTAGAGGATGAGGAGTGTGAGGAAGACAAGGGCAACACGCGTAGATCCAGACCTGTGCTTTCTCAGTACATCAGAGGACCTCCCATATCCAAACCTCAGTCTGAACAGGTG AAAACATCAACACAAACCAAACGGCGTGTGAAGGAAACAGTTCTTGTGACCTCAAGACCACAGGTCAACCATGGACAGTCATACCCCAGGGGTGGTATAACCCTTACAAAGAGCAAATTGGGTCAAATGCAGAATTACTTTGGAGAGGAGGACTTCCGTTGGACACCTGGAGAAGAACATTGTTACATGGAGGCTGATGGTTGGGAGAAATTCAACCATGACCAGACTGACCATGCTGAGTGGGAGGGAAATGGCAGTATAGACCCCCGCCATCAAGCAGATCCTTCTAAACTGAAGCCTGACTGGGGTTACCCACTGTGCTTTAGTGGCTTAGTGGTGTTCATATTCCTGTTCCTGGCCTTTATCTTTACTCTGATTGATGGTTCTGACTGA
- the vrk2 gene encoding serine/threonine-protein kinase VRK2 isoform X2, with amino-acid sequence MAPRKRPLPNPLPSGFILTDTGKKQWRLGQVIGQGGFGLIYLASQDLDMPVVEDSNYVIKVVRTVGQWLILLSTMRMGLCFLSSSSIRGQLNQRTRWKRTNKLDFLGIPTYWGSGQSEHCGTSYRFMVMDRLGSDLQKVCDLNGGRLKKHTVLQLGRGLLDVLEYIHDNEYVHADIKAANLMLGHTDTDKVYLADYGLSYRYSPDGVHKEYKENPKKGHNGTIEYTSIDAHKGVAPSRRGDLEVLGFCLLHWLCGSLPWTSVLRQPLKVLESKTRLMENLPGSVQQLSVGGASADELASFLLCVKTLGYKERPDYKKLRELLSESGQRVNRGQGRLDLSGPQPMERWKNMERTKGSSMPASVLVKKTEEEDDEEMEHDTRPKTISSRYIRGPPISKSQKAGAAKGQTKSKPVYVEDEECEEDKGNTRRSRPVLSQYIRGPPISKPQSEQKTSTQTKRRVKETVLVTSRPQVNHGQSYPRGGITLTKSKLGQMQNYFGEEDFRWTPGEEHCYMEADGWEKFNHDQTDHAEWEGNGSIDPRHQADPSKLKPDWGYPLCFSGLVVFIFLFLAFIFTLIDGSD; translated from the exons ATGGCTCCTAGGAAAAGACCACTGCCTAATCCCCTTCCAAGCGGTTTTATACTGACCGACACCGGGAAGAAGCAATGGAGACTGGGCCAAGTCATTGGCCAAGGAGGCTTTGGATTAATCTACTTGG CTTCACAGGACCTGGACATGCCGGTTGTAGAGGACTCTAATTATGTGATTAAAGTGGTGAGGACAGTAGGCCAATGGCTGATTTTGTT GAGTACCATGAGAATGGGCCTTTGTTTTCTGAGCTCAAGTTCTATCAGAGGGCAACTAAACCAGAGAACA AGGTGGAAGAGAACCAACAAGCTGGATTTCCTGGGAATCCCTACATACTGGGGTTCAGGACAGTCAGAACATTGTGGGACCAG TTATAGGTTCATGGTGATGGACCGTCTGGGCAGTGACCTGCAGAAGGTGTGTGACCTCAACGGTGGCAGGTTAAAGAAACACACCGTGCTTCAGCTTGGGCGAGGCCTA CTGGATGTGCTGGAGTATATCCATGACAATGAGTATGTCCATGCAGACATAAAGGCAGCCAACCTGATGCTTGgtcacacagacactgacaaG GTGTATCTAGCTGACTATGGCCTGTCCTATAGGTACAGCCCAGACGGTGTGCACAAGGAGTACAAGGAGAATCCAAAGAAGGGACACAATGGAACCATTGAGTACACCAGCATAGATGCCCACAAGGGAGTTG CTCCATCTAGACGTGGGGACCTGGAGGTGTTGGGCTTCTGTCTACTCCACTGGCTTTGTGGTTCCCTGCCCTGGACCTCTGTGCTCAGGCAACCATTGAAGGTCCTGGAGTCCAAAACCAG ACTCATGGAAAATCTACCTGGCTCGGTGCAGCAGCTGTCTGTGGGCGGAGCTTCCGCAG ATGAATTGGCCagttttttgctttgtgtcaaAACACTGGGTTATAAGGAGCGTCCAGACTACAAGAAGCTGAGAGAGCTGCTGTCAGAGTCGGGACAGAGGGTGAACAGAGGCCAGGGAAGGCTGGATCTCTCTGGGCCACAGCCGATGGAAAGATGGAAG AACATGGAGCGAACTAAAGGGTCATCTATGCCAGCGTCTGTATTAGTAAAGAAGACTGAGGAGGAAGACGATGAGGAAATGGAACATGATACGAGGCCTAAAACTATATCATCTCGCTACATAAGAGGACCGCCCATATCCAAGTCCCAG AAGGCAGGTGCAGCTAAAGGCCAGACTAAATCAAAGCCTGTGTACGTAGAGGATGAGGAGTGTGAGGAAGACAAGGGCAACACGCGTAGATCCAGACCTGTGCTTTCTCAGTACATCAGAGGACCTCCCATATCCAAACCTCAGTCTGAACAG AAAACATCAACACAAACCAAACGGCGTGTGAAGGAAACAGTTCTTGTGACCTCAAGACCACAGGTCAACCATGGACAGTCATACCCCAGGGGTGGTATAACCCTTACAAAGAGCAAATTGGGTCAAATGCAGAATTACTTTGGAGAGGAGGACTTCCGTTGGACACCTGGAGAAGAACATTGTTACATGGAGGCTGATGGTTGGGAGAAATTCAACCATGACCAGACTGACCATGCTGAGTGGGAGGGAAATGGCAGTATAGACCCCCGCCATCAAGCAGATCCTTCTAAACTGAAGCCTGACTGGGGTTACCCACTGTGCTTTAGTGGCTTAGTGGTGTTCATATTCCTGTTCCTGGCCTTTATCTTTACTCTGATTGATGGTTCTGACTGA
- the vrk2 gene encoding serine/threonine-protein kinase VRK2 isoform X1 codes for MAPRKRPLPNPLPSGFILTDTGKKQWRLGQVIGQGGFGLIYLASQDLDMPVVEDSNYVIKVVRTVGQWLILLSTMRMGLCFLSSSSIRGQLNQRTRWKRTNKLDFLGIPTYWGSGQSEHCGTSYRFMVMDRLGSDLQKVCDLNGGRLKKHTVLQLGRGLLDVLEYIHDNEYVHADIKAANLMLGHTDTDKVYLADYGLSYRYSPDGVHKEYKENPKKGHNGTIEYTSIDAHKGVAPSRRGDLEVLGFCLLHWLCGSLPWTSVLRQPLKVLESKTRLMENLPGSVQQLSVGGASADELASFLLCVKTLGYKERPDYKKLRELLSESGQRVNRGQGRLDLSGPQPMERWKNMERTKGSSMPASVLVKKTEEEDDEEMEHDTRPKTISSRYIRGPPISKSQKAGAAKGQTKSKPVYVEDEECEEDKGNTRRSRPVLSQYIRGPPISKPQSEQVKTSTQTKRRVKETVLVTSRPQVNHGQSYPRGGITLTKSKLGQMQNYFGEEDFRWTPGEEHCYMEADGWEKFNHDQTDHAEWEGNGSIDPRHQADPSKLKPDWGYPLCFSGLVVFIFLFLAFIFTLIDGSD; via the exons ATGGCTCCTAGGAAAAGACCACTGCCTAATCCCCTTCCAAGCGGTTTTATACTGACCGACACCGGGAAGAAGCAATGGAGACTGGGCCAAGTCATTGGCCAAGGAGGCTTTGGATTAATCTACTTGG CTTCACAGGACCTGGACATGCCGGTTGTAGAGGACTCTAATTATGTGATTAAAGTGGTGAGGACAGTAGGCCAATGGCTGATTTTGTT GAGTACCATGAGAATGGGCCTTTGTTTTCTGAGCTCAAGTTCTATCAGAGGGCAACTAAACCAGAGAACA AGGTGGAAGAGAACCAACAAGCTGGATTTCCTGGGAATCCCTACATACTGGGGTTCAGGACAGTCAGAACATTGTGGGACCAG TTATAGGTTCATGGTGATGGACCGTCTGGGCAGTGACCTGCAGAAGGTGTGTGACCTCAACGGTGGCAGGTTAAAGAAACACACCGTGCTTCAGCTTGGGCGAGGCCTA CTGGATGTGCTGGAGTATATCCATGACAATGAGTATGTCCATGCAGACATAAAGGCAGCCAACCTGATGCTTGgtcacacagacactgacaaG GTGTATCTAGCTGACTATGGCCTGTCCTATAGGTACAGCCCAGACGGTGTGCACAAGGAGTACAAGGAGAATCCAAAGAAGGGACACAATGGAACCATTGAGTACACCAGCATAGATGCCCACAAGGGAGTTG CTCCATCTAGACGTGGGGACCTGGAGGTGTTGGGCTTCTGTCTACTCCACTGGCTTTGTGGTTCCCTGCCCTGGACCTCTGTGCTCAGGCAACCATTGAAGGTCCTGGAGTCCAAAACCAG ACTCATGGAAAATCTACCTGGCTCGGTGCAGCAGCTGTCTGTGGGCGGAGCTTCCGCAG ATGAATTGGCCagttttttgctttgtgtcaaAACACTGGGTTATAAGGAGCGTCCAGACTACAAGAAGCTGAGAGAGCTGCTGTCAGAGTCGGGACAGAGGGTGAACAGAGGCCAGGGAAGGCTGGATCTCTCTGGGCCACAGCCGATGGAAAGATGGAAG AACATGGAGCGAACTAAAGGGTCATCTATGCCAGCGTCTGTATTAGTAAAGAAGACTGAGGAGGAAGACGATGAGGAAATGGAACATGATACGAGGCCTAAAACTATATCATCTCGCTACATAAGAGGACCGCCCATATCCAAGTCCCAG AAGGCAGGTGCAGCTAAAGGCCAGACTAAATCAAAGCCTGTGTACGTAGAGGATGAGGAGTGTGAGGAAGACAAGGGCAACACGCGTAGATCCAGACCTGTGCTTTCTCAGTACATCAGAGGACCTCCCATATCCAAACCTCAGTCTGAACAGGTG AAAACATCAACACAAACCAAACGGCGTGTGAAGGAAACAGTTCTTGTGACCTCAAGACCACAGGTCAACCATGGACAGTCATACCCCAGGGGTGGTATAACCCTTACAAAGAGCAAATTGGGTCAAATGCAGAATTACTTTGGAGAGGAGGACTTCCGTTGGACACCTGGAGAAGAACATTGTTACATGGAGGCTGATGGTTGGGAGAAATTCAACCATGACCAGACTGACCATGCTGAGTGGGAGGGAAATGGCAGTATAGACCCCCGCCATCAAGCAGATCCTTCTAAACTGAAGCCTGACTGGGGTTACCCACTGTGCTTTAGTGGCTTAGTGGTGTTCATATTCCTGTTCCTGGCCTTTATCTTTACTCTGATTGATGGTTCTGACTGA
- the vrk2 gene encoding serine/threonine-protein kinase VRK2 isoform X5 encodes MRMGLCFLSSSSIRGQLNQRTRWKRTNKLDFLGIPTYWGSGQSEHCGTSYRFMVMDRLGSDLQKVCDLNGGRLKKHTVLQLGRGLLDVLEYIHDNEYVHADIKAANLMLGHTDTDKVYLADYGLSYRYSPDGVHKEYKENPKKGHNGTIEYTSIDAHKGVAPSRRGDLEVLGFCLLHWLCGSLPWTSVLRQPLKVLESKTRLMENLPGSVQQLSVGGASADELASFLLCVKTLGYKERPDYKKLRELLSESGQRVNRGQGRLDLSGPQPMERWKNMERTKGSSMPASVLVKKTEEEDDEEMEHDTRPKTISSRYIRGPPISKSQKAGAAKGQTKSKPVYVEDEECEEDKGNTRRSRPVLSQYIRGPPISKPQSEQVKTSTQTKRRVKETVLVTSRPQVNHGQSYPRGGITLTKSKLGQMQNYFGEEDFRWTPGEEHCYMEADGWEKFNHDQTDHAEWEGNGSIDPRHQADPSKLKPDWGYPLCFSGLVVFIFLFLAFIFTLIDGSD; translated from the exons ATGAGAATGGGCCTTTGTTTTCTGAGCTCAAGTTCTATCAGAGGGCAACTAAACCAGAGAACA AGGTGGAAGAGAACCAACAAGCTGGATTTCCTGGGAATCCCTACATACTGGGGTTCAGGACAGTCAGAACATTGTGGGACCAG TTATAGGTTCATGGTGATGGACCGTCTGGGCAGTGACCTGCAGAAGGTGTGTGACCTCAACGGTGGCAGGTTAAAGAAACACACCGTGCTTCAGCTTGGGCGAGGCCTA CTGGATGTGCTGGAGTATATCCATGACAATGAGTATGTCCATGCAGACATAAAGGCAGCCAACCTGATGCTTGgtcacacagacactgacaaG GTGTATCTAGCTGACTATGGCCTGTCCTATAGGTACAGCCCAGACGGTGTGCACAAGGAGTACAAGGAGAATCCAAAGAAGGGACACAATGGAACCATTGAGTACACCAGCATAGATGCCCACAAGGGAGTTG CTCCATCTAGACGTGGGGACCTGGAGGTGTTGGGCTTCTGTCTACTCCACTGGCTTTGTGGTTCCCTGCCCTGGACCTCTGTGCTCAGGCAACCATTGAAGGTCCTGGAGTCCAAAACCAG ACTCATGGAAAATCTACCTGGCTCGGTGCAGCAGCTGTCTGTGGGCGGAGCTTCCGCAG ATGAATTGGCCagttttttgctttgtgtcaaAACACTGGGTTATAAGGAGCGTCCAGACTACAAGAAGCTGAGAGAGCTGCTGTCAGAGTCGGGACAGAGGGTGAACAGAGGCCAGGGAAGGCTGGATCTCTCTGGGCCACAGCCGATGGAAAGATGGAAG AACATGGAGCGAACTAAAGGGTCATCTATGCCAGCGTCTGTATTAGTAAAGAAGACTGAGGAGGAAGACGATGAGGAAATGGAACATGATACGAGGCCTAAAACTATATCATCTCGCTACATAAGAGGACCGCCCATATCCAAGTCCCAG AAGGCAGGTGCAGCTAAAGGCCAGACTAAATCAAAGCCTGTGTACGTAGAGGATGAGGAGTGTGAGGAAGACAAGGGCAACACGCGTAGATCCAGACCTGTGCTTTCTCAGTACATCAGAGGACCTCCCATATCCAAACCTCAGTCTGAACAGGTG AAAACATCAACACAAACCAAACGGCGTGTGAAGGAAACAGTTCTTGTGACCTCAAGACCACAGGTCAACCATGGACAGTCATACCCCAGGGGTGGTATAACCCTTACAAAGAGCAAATTGGGTCAAATGCAGAATTACTTTGGAGAGGAGGACTTCCGTTGGACACCTGGAGAAGAACATTGTTACATGGAGGCTGATGGTTGGGAGAAATTCAACCATGACCAGACTGACCATGCTGAGTGGGAGGGAAATGGCAGTATAGACCCCCGCCATCAAGCAGATCCTTCTAAACTGAAGCCTGACTGGGGTTACCCACTGTGCTTTAGTGGCTTAGTGGTGTTCATATTCCTGTTCCTGGCCTTTATCTTTACTCTGATTGATGGTTCTGACTGA